Proteins found in one Phycodurus eques isolate BA_2022a chromosome 18, UOR_Pequ_1.1, whole genome shotgun sequence genomic segment:
- the ankef1a gene encoding ankyrin repeat and EF-hand domain-containing protein 1a yields the protein MTGREVDNRLQVLQIYRLLQYIHENDEAQIEEMVHLGVANLINLTEPQNGTGALHMAVAANNQDLTRFLLSLRAHPDIQNKRGHTPVMLATELGNDGIVKMLADHDADMSIQDNEGKGVLFYCIYPTKRHTRCLQAVLEYQADVNNVSSQGTHVFQLMCQHAKDCAPMCHMMLAKGADPNATDEKTGVTALMEAAKAGSLELVRDILKRGGNPNALDQKRMSAVHYAATGGFFEVIVLLSAFSADMSVINVDECTALHFAATTGDINCCKFLAQRGCNAKVKNCEGFLPRQIAKDAGHKAAVKELRKAEQQRGKENTDESVLTDVWALTLHDWSNEYERDLLQAFDREKVPSEKFASVLTTLGAPVTQEQLELVISFHVIGRDPTINVNDFIKGASYIKKPYLLLSYIPKKKKGGKGGKGKKKPKFVLPMPICTLPPEFKPRREDGGPPEYMMETINTADTRRLDQDLPPEHPVVDDTAWYTEKPDKIYLNINYLVKNGDIEALGLAFSQRIPVDVQDPFYKTPLMVACAIGNYEVTKYLLDKSAAVDICDQFCWTPLHHAAQAGKVEILELLLEAGANIDAQTITGTTPLMVAIQSTHISCVEFFFTAGANVLMENKKEQNCLDVATAFGDGAIYQLVKDKFESMPKPKNKGKGK from the exons ATGACTGGCAGGGAGGTGGACAACCGGCTCCAGGTGCTGCAGATCTACCGCTTGTTGCAGTACATCCATGAAAACGATGAGGCGCAGATTGAGGAGATGGTCCACCTCGGGGTGGCAAATCTCATTAATCTCACAGAGCCGCAGAATGGAACGGGCGCACTTCACATGGCAGTTGCAGCCAACAATCAGG ACCTGACCAGGTTTCTTCTGTCCTTGAGAGCGCACCCTGACATCCAGAATAAGAGGGGCCACACGCCGGTCATGTTAGCAACTGAACTGGGTAATGACGgcattgtgaaaatgttggCAGACCACGACGCTGATATGAGCATCCAAGACAATGAGGGCAAAG GGGTCCTGTTCTACTGCATCTACCCGACAAAGCGCCACACACGTTGCCTGCAGGCGGTGCTCGAGTACCAGGCAGACGTGAACAACGTGTCATCGCAGGGGACTCACGTCTTCCAATTGATGTGTCAGCATGCCAAAGACTGCGCTCCCATGTGTCACATGATGCTGGCTAAAGGGGCCGACCCAAATGCAACAGATGAG AAAACTGGTGTGACAGCGTTGATGGAGGCTGCCAAGGCTGGATCCCTGGAGCTTGTCcgagacattttaaaaagagggGGAAACCCCAATGCCCTGGACCAGAAACGCATGTCAGCTGTGCACTACGCTGCCACGGGGGGCTTCTTTGAG GTGATTGTGCTGCTGTCTGCATTCTCAGCAGACATGAGTGTGATTAATGTGGACGAGTGCACGGCCCTCCACTTTGCCGCGACGACAGGCGACATCAACTGCTGCAAGTTCCTGGCTCAGAGAG GTTGCAATGCCAAAGTGAAGAACTGCGAAGGTTTCCTACCGCGTCAGATTGCCAAAGATGCTGGTCACAAAGCGGCTGTCAAGGAGCTGAGGAAAGCCGAGCAACAGAGGGGCAAAGAGAACACTGATGAGAGTGTCTTGACAGACGTGTGGGCTCTGACCCTCCACGACTGGTCTAACGAATACGAGCGTGATCTGCTGCAAGCCTTTGATCGCGAAAAGGTTCCCTCTGAAAAATTTGCCTCCGTTTTGACAACATTAGGTGCTCCGGTCACCCAAGAGCAGCTCGAGTTAGTCATCTCATTCCATGTGATTGGAAGAGACCCTACTATAAACGTTAATGACTTCATCAAAGGTGCCAGCTACATCAAGAAACCATACCTTCTCCTCTCCTATATCCCCAAGAAGAAAAAAGGTGGGAAGGGAGGCAAGGGGAAGAAGAAACCCAAATTTGTCCTCCCTATGCCTATTTGTACCCTCCCACCGGAGTTCAAGCCCAGACGAGAGGATGGAGGCCCACCGGAATACATGATGGAGACAATAAATACCGCAGACACCCGGCGACTGGACCAAGATCTTCCACCAGAACATCCTGTAGTTGATGACACTGCATGGTACACAGAGAAACCAGACAAGATCTACCTCAATATCAACTACCTTGTGAAGAATGGCGATATTGAGGCTCTGGGACTGGCTTTTAGTCAAAGGATTCCTGTGGATGTTCAAGATCCGTTTTACAAGACCCCGCTGATGGTGGCCTGCGCCATCGGAAACTACGAGGTGACTAAATACCTCCTCGACAAGAG TGCAGCAGTGGATATCTGTGACCAGTTCTGCTGGACGCCGCTTCACCATGCTGCACAAGCTGGCAAAGTGGAAATACTGGAACTTCTGCTGGAGGCTGGAGCCAACATAGATGCCCAGACCATCACGGGGACCACACCCCTCATGGTGGCCATCCAGAGCACTCACATCTCCTGTGTTGAGTTCTTCTTTACAGCCGGTGCCAATGTCTTAATGGAGAACAAGAAAG AACAAAACTGCCTTGACGTAGCCACTGCATTTGGCGACGGTGCGATATATCAGTTGGTCAAAGACAAGTTTGAATCCATGCctaaaccaaaaaacaaaggaaagggTAAATGA